In Deltaproteobacteria bacterium, the genomic stretch GTCTGCGCTCTTTTCCCTTCGATGGTCAGTCCCATCCCGTTTTGGGCGAGCCGAGCCTGGCACTGACCACATTTCAGGCCGGAGCCAGCTTGAACTGTATTCCGGACCGGGCCGAGATCGGCCTGGATATCCGGACTATTCCGGGCTTGGTCCATGTCGAACTGTTGGGCCGGCTGCGGCAGACCCTGGGCCCGGAGTTGGAGGCACTGGAGGTCTTGGACGATCAGCAGGGGATCTGGACCGAACCTGATGACCCATGGGCTTTGCGGGTTTTCGAGGTTGTGGAGGGGGTGACCGGCAAGCCCTGCCGGGTGGAGGGCATCCGCTATTTCACCGACGGGAGCACCCTTTGGGAGGCCTGCGGACAACCGGCAACGGTCATCCTCGGCCCTGGCGAGGAAGGGCAGGCTCACATGACCGACGAGTTTTGCCCGGTGGAGAACATCCGTCAAGCCGAGGAGATTTTCACCCGGCTGGCCCTGGGTTGGGCGAACGGGAACTGAAGGGTTTCAGGCCGGTTTCGAGCCGTTTTCTGTCGTCAGCAGAAGATGGAGGCCGTCCAGAAGGCGCAGAAGATCTCCGTAAATCCCCCCGTACCCCGGGAAGCATCCAAACAATCGTTCCCGCTCGTTCTGGACGGCGGCCGAAGCGCTGCGTTCCGGCGACGATGGCCCTGCAGCCAGGCTGAGCCGCTCCAGGGCCAGGTATCGGGCGCAGGCAGGCTGGAATTCCGTCATCAGATTCAGGAATTCGTCTCGGGAAGAGGTCCAGTAGGCGAGAGCTGCCGGGCCAGGTTCCCGGGCCATGGCCAGCCGGTTCATGACCCAGAGGGCGGTCAAGGCCGATCCGGGAATTCCCCGTCTCCAGTTCAAAAGCCAAGGACGCCTCCAGCGCAAAAGAAACTGGTCCCGCCCGAAATCCACAAGGGTATCGAGAAGGATTCGTCCCTGCTCCAAGGCTGGGTCAGGCCAGAGGACCGGGGTCAGATCAGGCCGCCATTCGGGCAGGGCCGGACCTGGCGTGAGACCCGTCCAGTCGGCCAGCAGATCCGAGAGCAGGGCGTTGGCCTGGGGCGAGGCAGGGGTCTCCAGATGGGGGTAGCTCAGGACGTAGAGGCCCCGGCCGAAACGGCCTCGGATCACGCAGGGCTCTCCAACCAGCATAGCGGGGTCCATATTGATGCCGTACAGGGCCTCCCAGGCCGGCAGGTCTTTTTGGTCGATGCGGTCGGTCCAGACGTCGGCGGCCATGAAGTCGTTTTCCGGCGTTTCGTAGACGGCTAGGACCTCCACCGGGAATTCCGGCTTGGGGGCGAACTGGGAAGGCCACCAGACCGGGAGGGAGAGCGTGGCCTCTCCGGGAGAGCTCGGCCCGTTGGGCAAAATCCGGCAGAGGACATGGCCGCTGAAGTTGGGCAATCGTTCGGCCATGGCTCTGCGGCCCCAGGGACAGAGGTCCAGGCCCCTGCTCCGGGAGATCGATGACAGGGCCAGTCCGGCCCCTCCGCAAAATCCAAGATATTTCCCTCCGGAGTCTACGTACCGGCGGATAGCCTTTCGGCCTTCCTGGCCCAGGCTTCTGGCCTTGAGGGCGGCCCAACCCCCGGGAACGATCAAGACTCGGGGTCGAGCCCGGTCCAGGATTCCCTCGGCCACCTGGGCCGCGGTCACGAAGGCCGCCGGCCACTTCCAGTATTCGGCGGCATGTCTGAGCATGAGCCCCCAGAGGTGGGATTCGTCCCAAAGGATATGAATGAGGGCTGGTTCAAAGTCGGGCATGGGGCTATGGTATAGATTCGCCGGACACCGGGCAAGCCGGGCTTGATTTTTGGACCCGGTGCCAATAGTTCAGGGCTCTTGGTCTTTTGGTCCTTTCTTTTCTTCATCCTTCAACCCAGATCAGCACGGAGTACGGCGAGTCATGTCCGACCACAACCTGCCCAAGGGCTATGAGCCCAGGGAAGTCGAAGACCGATGGCGAGAGCATTGGGAGACGAACGAGACGTTCACACCCAGGGCCGACGGCCCCGGGGAGTCCTACAGCATCGTCATCCCGCCGCCCAACGTGACCGGCTCCCTGCATATGGGCCATGCCCTGAATCTGACCCTGCAGGATATCCTCTGCCGCCA encodes the following:
- a CDS encoding biotin--protein ligase, which gives rise to MPDFEPALIHILWDESHLWGLMLRHAAEYWKWPAAFVTAAQVAEGILDRARPRVLIVPGGWAALKARSLGQEGRKAIRRYVDSGGKYLGFCGGAGLALSSISRSRGLDLCPWGRRAMAERLPNFSGHVLCRILPNGPSSPGEATLSLPVWWPSQFAPKPEFPVEVLAVYETPENDFMAADVWTDRIDQKDLPAWEALYGINMDPAMLVGEPCVIRGRFGRGLYVLSYPHLETPASPQANALLSDLLADWTGLTPGPALPEWRPDLTPVLWPDPALEQGRILLDTLVDFGRDQFLLRWRRPWLLNWRRGIPGSALTALWVMNRLAMAREPGPAALAYWTSSRDEFLNLMTEFQPACARYLALERLSLAAGPSSPERSASAAVQNERERLFGCFPGYGGIYGDLLRLLDGLHLLLTTENGSKPA